In Bacillus alveayuensis, one genomic interval encodes:
- a CDS encoding alkylation response protein AidB-like acyl-CoA dehydrogenase (product_source=COG1960; cath_funfam=1.10.540.10,1.20.140.10,2.40.110.10; cog=COG1960; pfam=PF00441,PF02770,PF02771; superfamily=47203,56645) codes for MFHFSPSAEQEEMVKKATAFMEKYVYPNEKHMVPHRGLPEEILKPLQQKVKDMGLWAAHLPKEAGGAGLGLVSLGLLSEVVGRSPIGPYIFGSMAPDAGNGEILWHAGTEEQKRKYLYPLANGEIRSCFAMTEPEVSGSDPRLLQATAVLDGDEWVINAHKWFTTGALGSSFSIVVAKTDPDAPPHKQFSLFIVENENPGFEIVREIPVIGDHFTGGHCEVRYTNCRVPKENLLGARGEGFKLAQIRLGTGRITHAMRWIGIAKRSLDLMIGYSLKRETRGSRLADYQSIQNFIADSAVEIEAFRLMTLKAAWLMDQGDEARKEISAIKYFGAKVLHDVIDRAIQVHGALGVTGDTPLEGFYREARTARIYDGPDEVHRMVVARSLIKEYEKNKEGNPCEQTM; via the coding sequence ATGTTTCATTTTAGCCCATCAGCTGAACAAGAGGAAATGGTGAAAAAAGCGACAGCCTTTATGGAAAAATACGTTTATCCAAATGAAAAACATATGGTTCCACATCGAGGTTTACCTGAAGAAATCTTAAAACCGCTGCAACAAAAAGTAAAAGATATGGGTCTGTGGGCAGCCCACTTGCCAAAAGAAGCAGGGGGAGCAGGATTAGGACTTGTTTCATTAGGCTTGTTATCAGAAGTAGTTGGCAGAAGTCCTATCGGACCTTATATTTTTGGCTCTATGGCTCCGGATGCTGGAAATGGAGAAATATTGTGGCACGCCGGTACGGAGGAACAGAAGCGCAAATATTTGTATCCACTTGCCAATGGAGAGATTCGCTCCTGCTTTGCGATGACAGAGCCGGAAGTTTCTGGGTCTGATCCGAGACTTTTGCAAGCGACAGCTGTTCTTGATGGAGATGAATGGGTGATTAATGCCCATAAATGGTTTACGACAGGAGCCCTCGGGTCAAGCTTCTCCATCGTAGTGGCAAAGACGGATCCTGATGCTCCTCCACATAAACAGTTTAGTTTATTTATTGTCGAGAACGAAAATCCTGGCTTTGAAATTGTCCGGGAGATCCCAGTGATTGGCGATCATTTTACAGGTGGACATTGTGAAGTTCGATATACGAATTGTCGAGTTCCGAAAGAAAATTTATTAGGTGCCCGTGGAGAAGGATTTAAACTTGCTCAAATACGTTTAGGCACAGGACGCATAACCCATGCGATGCGTTGGATCGGGATAGCGAAAAGAAGCTTAGATTTAATGATCGGTTATTCATTAAAGCGAGAAACACGTGGAAGCCGATTAGCTGATTATCAATCCATTCAAAATTTTATTGCTGATTCGGCTGTAGAAATTGAAGCATTTCGTTTAATGACATTAAAGGCTGCCTGGTTGATGGATCAAGGAGATGAAGCGAGAAAAGAAATTTCCGCTATTAAATATTTTGGAGCGAAAGTTCTTCATGATGTCATTGATAGGGCCATTCAAGTTCATGGAGCACTTGGGGTAACGGGCGATACGCCTCTTGAAGGATTTTACCGTGAAGCGAGAACAGCAAGAATTTATGATGGGCCAGATGAAGTACATCGCATGGTGGTAG
- a CDS encoding PAS domain S-box-containing protein (product_source=TIGR00229; cath_funfam=1.10.10.60,1.10.8.60,3.30.450.20,3.40.50.300; cog=COG3829; pfam=PF00158,PF02954,PF13426; smart=SM00091,SM00382; superfamily=46689,52540,55785; tigrfam=TIGR00229) yields the protein MKKKVKLYEEAMNASYDPIFITDKNGYGIFMNEAYTRVTGLTKDQLIGRHMKDILKDGLISDSVSLKVLKKKRRVTIMQYVNGKELLVTGNPIFDENNEISYVVTNLRDITSLKNLEQELHKTKALANKYLQELKVYQKKEQVIHHEGVIANSSQMLNVIHLAQKIAPFHSTVLLLGESGVGKEVIANLIQKLSNRSNKPFIKVNCAAIPKELLESELFGYEKGAFTGADSRGRPGLFEQAHTGTIFLDEIGEMSLQLQGKLLRVLQEFEVTRIGGRRTIKIDVRIISATNKDLESLVKKGEFREDLYYRLNIIPIKIPPLRERQEDIPLLAHYFLDKANEKYQLNKQFTDDALLAMKSYSWPGNVREMQNLIERLVITTDTNEIHSSHFPFSNKVNGHSQEKSIEKTMKEVIHEVEREMILKAITKYKTTRKAAKILGISQSTLVKKMQRLGL from the coding sequence ATGAAAAAGAAAGTAAAGCTATATGAAGAAGCCATGAATGCAAGCTATGATCCAATCTTTATTACGGACAAAAATGGATATGGAATTTTTATGAATGAAGCCTACACACGAGTTACAGGCCTTACAAAGGATCAATTAATCGGGCGTCACATGAAGGACATTTTGAAGGATGGATTAATATCTGATTCCGTGTCCTTAAAGGTTTTAAAGAAAAAACGAAGAGTGACCATCATGCAATATGTCAATGGAAAAGAGCTTTTAGTAACAGGCAATCCGATATTTGATGAAAACAACGAAATTTCTTATGTTGTCACAAACCTTCGCGATATTACTTCTTTAAAAAATTTAGAACAAGAGCTACATAAAACGAAAGCATTAGCTAATAAATATTTACAGGAATTAAAGGTCTATCAAAAGAAAGAACAGGTAATCCATCATGAAGGTGTGATTGCAAATAGCAGCCAAATGCTTAACGTTATTCATTTAGCACAAAAAATCGCCCCCTTTCATTCAACTGTTCTCTTATTGGGGGAATCTGGTGTTGGAAAGGAAGTCATCGCCAATCTCATTCAAAAATTAAGTAATCGGTCGAACAAACCATTTATTAAAGTTAATTGTGCTGCCATTCCAAAAGAACTGCTTGAATCAGAGCTATTCGGTTACGAAAAAGGAGCCTTTACGGGTGCTGATAGCCGTGGTCGGCCTGGATTATTTGAACAGGCACACACTGGAACGATCTTTCTCGATGAAATTGGTGAAATGTCCTTACAGCTTCAAGGCAAACTCCTTAGAGTTTTACAAGAGTTTGAAGTGACTAGAATCGGTGGTCGCCGAACGATTAAAATTGATGTGCGTATTATATCGGCGACAAATAAAGATTTAGAGTCATTAGTCAAAAAAGGGGAGTTTCGCGAGGATCTTTACTATCGATTAAACATCATTCCGATTAAAATACCTCCTTTGCGTGAACGACAAGAAGACATCCCACTACTCGCCCATTATTTTTTAGACAAAGCAAACGAAAAATATCAACTGAATAAACAATTCACAGATGACGCCTTACTTGCTATGAAATCCTATTCTTGGCCAGGAAATGTACGAGAGATGCAAAACTTAATAGAACGGCTCGTCATTACGACAGACACGAATGAAATTCATTCCTCTCATTTTCCTTTCTCGAATAAAGTCAACGGCCATAGCCAAGAAAAATCGATCGAAAAAACAATGAAGGAAGTCATTCATGAAGTCGAAAGGGAAATGATTTTGAAAGCGATTACAAAATATAAAACAACTAGGAAGGCAGCTAAAATTCTCGGTATCAGCCAATCTACATTAGTGAAAAAAATGCAGAGACTAGGCTTATAG
- a CDS encoding 2-deoxy-D-gluconate 3-dehydrogenase (product_source=KO:K00065; cath_funfam=3.40.50.720; cog=COG1028; ko=KO:K00065; pfam=PF13561; superfamily=51735): MDISRFPSFKLDGKVALVTGGSKGIGLAMACALGIHGAHVVIASRKADELQTVVDEMKNQGLDFSWVQADVTKKGQVHDMIDNIIECHGKLDILVNNAGMNIRKPLIEVEEDDWDQVINTNLKGIFFVGQAAAKQMMKQKNGKIINISSILGGIGMPSQTSYAASKGGINQLTKVWASELSPYNINVNAIAPAYIKTPMTSPWLQDEERYKQIVQNTMMKRIGEVEDVAGPVVFLASDASNYVTGHILYVDGGWTAQ, translated from the coding sequence ATGGATATTAGTCGATTCCCTTCTTTCAAGCTAGATGGAAAAGTTGCACTTGTAACAGGTGGTAGTAAAGGAATTGGTTTAGCTATGGCGTGTGCTCTCGGCATCCATGGAGCACATGTCGTCATCGCAAGCCGCAAAGCTGATGAACTACAAACTGTTGTAGATGAAATGAAAAATCAAGGTTTGGATTTCTCTTGGGTGCAAGCAGATGTGACAAAAAAAGGACAAGTGCATGATATGATCGACAACATCATCGAATGCCACGGTAAGCTCGACATTTTAGTGAACAATGCTGGGATGAATATCCGAAAACCGCTTATCGAAGTCGAAGAAGATGATTGGGATCAAGTGATAAATACAAATTTAAAAGGAATCTTTTTCGTCGGTCAGGCAGCGGCCAAACAAATGATGAAACAAAAAAACGGAAAAATCATTAATATTTCTTCCATACTTGGCGGGATCGGAATGCCTTCCCAAACGAGCTATGCAGCAAGCAAAGGGGGTATTAATCAATTGACGAAGGTTTGGGCAAGCGAGTTATCCCCTTATAACATCAATGTCAATGCCATTGCCCCTGCTTACATTAAAACACCTATGACAAGTCCATGGCTTCAGGATGAAGAGCGGTACAAACAAATTGTTCAAAATACGATGATGAAACGAATTGGAGAAGTCGAAGATGTAGCAGGACCTGTTGTTTTTCTAGCATCTGACGCATCCAATTATGTAACAGGCCACATTTTGTATGTTGATGGCGGCTGGACGGCTCAATAA
- a CDS encoding acyl-CoA synthetase (AMP-forming)/AMP-acid ligase II (product_source=COG0318; cath_funfam=2.30.38.10,3.30.300.30,3.40.50.980; cog=COG0318; pfam=PF00501,PF13193; superfamily=56801) translates to MFIEGHLYGRKMKMFAERPSNIYEMFVNSTQKYPEKEALIKDGIRLNYRDLKKQVDTVAENFLRKNVQKGDRIALLLGNELEFVLTALACAKIGAIFVPLNTKLTARELIFMLKDSGAKILITDHRLVQPLEDWIINNPSLQFCYLIDDEKPEKNMYSFKHELLKEVDNGFHDYIPPQETEALYIMYTSGTTGRPKGAVGSHINAIHSCLNYKYVFNTDHHVRTLIAVPLFHVTGLIGQLFHVLLVGGTTILMERYRTEPFIKLIHDESITFLFNVPTIYVMIMSHPLFHSYSYDFVQIVAYGGAPMSKETISELKIYFPNATMHNAYGATETTSPTTIMPKRYPEEKTSSVGLPVPVAELKIVKEDGTECGPAEIGELYIKGPMVIKEYWNNQKANLTSFTEDGYWKSGDIAYIDQDGFVYIMDRKKDVINRGGEKIYSVEIENILYAHPKILEAAVVGVKDTLFGEEVKAYVVKFPGEELTEEEVIDFARKHLSEFKVPKQVEFITELPRNPGGKILKNKLIELSLQQRGNHS, encoded by the coding sequence ATGTTTATCGAAGGGCATTTATACGGTCGGAAGATGAAAATGTTCGCCGAGAGGCCATCGAATATTTATGAAATGTTCGTCAATTCCACACAAAAATATCCGGAAAAAGAGGCGTTGATAAAAGATGGTATACGCCTAAATTATCGAGACTTAAAAAAACAAGTAGATACCGTAGCTGAAAACTTCCTCCGAAAAAATGTACAAAAAGGAGATCGAATCGCATTACTCCTTGGAAATGAACTAGAATTCGTCTTAACCGCCCTTGCCTGTGCGAAAATTGGCGCTATTTTTGTCCCTTTGAACACAAAGTTAACAGCACGGGAATTAATATTTATGCTGAAAGACTCTGGCGCCAAAATATTAATAACAGATCACAGACTTGTTCAACCATTAGAAGACTGGATTATAAACAATCCTTCTTTACAATTTTGCTATTTAATTGATGATGAAAAGCCAGAGAAAAACATGTATTCATTTAAACATGAGCTTTTAAAAGAAGTAGATAATGGATTTCATGACTATATACCACCGCAAGAAACCGAAGCGCTTTATATTATGTATACATCCGGTACAACTGGACGGCCAAAAGGAGCAGTCGGCAGTCATATTAATGCCATCCATAGCTGTCTAAATTACAAATACGTGTTCAATACAGACCATCATGTGCGCACTTTAATTGCGGTCCCGCTTTTTCATGTAACAGGTCTAATTGGCCAGCTGTTTCATGTCCTTTTAGTCGGAGGAACGACCATCTTAATGGAACGCTATCGAACCGAACCATTTATAAAATTGATTCATGATGAAAGTATTACCTTTTTATTTAATGTTCCGACCATCTATGTCATGATCATGTCACATCCATTATTTCATTCTTACTCTTATGATTTTGTACAAATCGTTGCATATGGAGGAGCTCCGATGTCCAAGGAAACGATTAGCGAATTAAAAATCTATTTTCCAAACGCCACCATGCATAACGCATATGGAGCGACGGAAACAACATCACCCACTACGATTATGCCAAAGCGATACCCAGAAGAAAAAACAAGCTCTGTCGGCTTACCTGTTCCAGTTGCTGAGTTAAAAATCGTCAAGGAGGATGGGACTGAGTGCGGTCCAGCAGAAATTGGAGAACTATATATAAAAGGCCCAATGGTCATAAAAGAATATTGGAATAATCAAAAGGCAAATCTTACTTCTTTTACTGAAGATGGCTACTGGAAATCTGGGGATATCGCCTACATTGATCAAGACGGATTTGTTTATATTATGGATCGCAAAAAAGATGTCATTAATCGAGGAGGTGAGAAAATTTATTCTGTCGAGATTGAAAATATTTTATATGCCCATCCAAAAATTTTGGAGGCGGCAGTTGTTGGCGTAAAAGATACTTTATTTGGTGAAGAGGTCAAAGCGTATGTTGTGAAATTTCCAGGAGAAGAACTAACGGAGGAAGAGGTGATAGATTTCGCTCGAAAACATCTTTCTGAATTTAAAGTACCTAAACAAGTAGAATTTATAACGGAGCTGCCTCGAAATCCTGGAGGAAAAATCTTAAAAAATAAACTGATTGAATTATCTTTGCAACAAAGGGGAAATCATTCGTGA